One segment of Streptomyces sp. YIM 121038 DNA contains the following:
- a CDS encoding TIGR03557 family F420-dependent LLM class oxidoreductase, translating to MTRYGYFLASEEFSPAQLLDQARSAEQAGFDCLAISDHYHPWIDEQGQSAFVWTVIGALAQVTSLPVTTFVTCPTVRMHPAVNAQAAATAGVITQNRFRFGVGTGEALNEHVLGDAWPAADVRLEMLEEAVQVMRNLLTGDEVTHRGRHYTVENARLYTVPDEPVPIHVSGFGPKAAALAGRIGDGFVTMTPDEELVGQFRRSGGGHKPVLGGLKVCWGTDREEAVKTVHRMWPTQFLPGELGQVLPTPAHFEQASTLVTRESVAEGTVCGDAVHEHARALSAYADAGFDEVYVGQIGPEQQGFFDFYRSEVLPGLRAN from the coding sequence ATGACGCGTTACGGATACTTCCTGGCGAGCGAGGAGTTCTCGCCCGCGCAGCTGCTCGACCAGGCCCGGTCCGCGGAGCAGGCCGGTTTCGACTGCCTGGCCATCTCCGACCACTACCACCCGTGGATCGACGAGCAGGGCCAGAGCGCCTTCGTCTGGACCGTGATCGGCGCGCTCGCCCAGGTGACGTCGCTGCCCGTGACCACGTTCGTGACCTGTCCCACCGTGCGGATGCATCCGGCGGTGAACGCCCAGGCCGCCGCGACCGCAGGTGTGATCACCCAGAACCGCTTCCGGTTCGGCGTGGGCACCGGGGAGGCACTCAACGAGCACGTCCTGGGTGACGCGTGGCCCGCCGCGGACGTCCGTCTGGAGATGCTCGAAGAAGCCGTGCAGGTCATGCGGAACCTGTTGACCGGGGACGAAGTCACCCACCGGGGCCGCCACTACACCGTGGAGAACGCCCGCTTGTACACGGTCCCGGACGAGCCGGTGCCGATCCACGTGTCGGGGTTCGGCCCCAAGGCCGCCGCCCTGGCCGGGCGGATCGGCGACGGGTTCGTCACGATGACGCCGGACGAGGAGCTGGTCGGCCAGTTCCGCCGTTCGGGAGGCGGTCACAAGCCGGTCCTCGGCGGCCTCAAGGTGTGCTGGGGCACCGACCGCGAGGAGGCCGTCAAGACGGTGCACCGGATGTGGCCCACCCAGTTCCTGCCCGGCGAGCTCGGGCAGGTGCTTCCCACCCCCGCCCACTTCGAACAGGCGTCGACCCTCGTCACCCGGGAGTCCGTGGCCGAGGGCACGGTCTGCGGCGACGCCGTGCACGAACACGCCCGCGCCCTCTCCGCGTACGCCGACGCCGGATTCGACGAGGTGTACGTGGGCCAGATCGGCCCGGAGCAGCAGGGCTTCTTCGACTTCTACCGCAGCGAGGTGCTGCCGGGGCTGCGCGCGAACTGA
- a CDS encoding DUF4232 domain-containing protein → MQHTRVTALAAISLAATLSLTACGDDSGKGSSTKGSPSSSSSSSSSSSSSSSSSEGGSKSEGGKGSGSEAGSAKAGSGGDAGAGAAAKGAAKTGGKVTFCKTRDLAIDAADAAPDAESGRIDVTMVNRGSTTCSATGFAGVDIKDADNTSNPIERGHAQPRITTLKPGDAAVFNLAYTIDPSGDSLASPTNLLVTPPNETHSVSLKWPAGAGAIKGAYTDVQVYPTHTTN, encoded by the coding sequence GTGCAGCACACCCGAGTCACCGCTCTCGCCGCCATCAGCCTCGCCGCCACCCTCTCGCTCACGGCCTGTGGCGACGACTCCGGCAAGGGCTCTTCCACCAAGGGCTCCCCGTCCTCTTCATCCTCCTCGTCCTCTTCGTCATCGTCATCGTCATCGTCATCGGAGGGTGGCTCGAAGTCGGAGGGCGGCAAGGGCTCCGGCTCGGAGGCGGGCAGCGCGAAGGCGGGCTCCGGCGGGGACGCCGGGGCGGGGGCAGCCGCGAAGGGCGCGGCGAAGACCGGCGGCAAGGTCACGTTCTGCAAGACGCGGGACCTGGCCATCGACGCCGCGGACGCCGCGCCCGACGCGGAGTCCGGCAGGATCGACGTCACCATGGTCAACCGGGGTTCGACCACCTGCTCCGCCACGGGCTTCGCGGGCGTCGACATCAAGGACGCCGACAACACCTCGAACCCCATCGAGCGCGGCCACGCCCAGCCCCGCATCACCACCTTGAAGCCCGGCGACGCCGCCGTCTTCAACCTCGCCTACACCATCGACCCCAGCGGCGACAGCCTCGCTTCCCCGACCAACCTCCTGGTGACGCCCCCGAACGAGACCCACAGCGTGAGCCTGAAGTGGCCCGCGGGCGCGGGGGCCATCAAGGGCGCTTACACAGACGTTCAGGTGTACCCCACCCACACGACCAACTAG
- a CDS encoding oxidoreductase — protein sequence MEKRNWLITGVSTGLGRAFAQAALSAGHTVVGTVRSEKDLRAFEELKPGQAHGRLLDVTDDDAVPGVVTEVEEGVGPLDVVIANAGFGLEGTFEETPLAEVRRQFEVNVFGTMATLQAALPHMRRRRRGHLMAVTSMGGLMAVPGMSAYCGSKFALEGVLEALGKEVAQFGIHVTAIEPGSFRTDWAGRSMTRAARSIADYDELFTPIRAARQRASGNQLGNPAKAGEAVVHIASVERPPAHLLLGSDALRLVTAARTAVDEDIRAWETLSRTTDFAEGAQL from the coding sequence ATGGAGAAGCGGAACTGGCTCATCACCGGCGTCAGTACGGGCCTTGGGCGCGCCTTCGCCCAGGCCGCCCTGTCCGCCGGGCACACCGTCGTCGGAACCGTCCGTTCGGAGAAGGACCTGCGAGCCTTCGAAGAGCTGAAACCCGGGCAGGCTCACGGCCGCCTCCTGGACGTGACCGACGACGACGCCGTCCCCGGGGTGGTCACGGAAGTGGAAGAGGGCGTCGGCCCCCTGGACGTCGTCATCGCCAACGCGGGGTTCGGCCTGGAGGGCACCTTCGAGGAAACCCCGCTGGCCGAGGTGCGGCGGCAGTTCGAGGTCAACGTGTTCGGGACGATGGCCACCCTGCAGGCGGCGCTGCCCCACATGCGCCGACGCCGCCGCGGGCACCTGATGGCCGTCACCTCCATGGGCGGGCTCATGGCCGTGCCCGGCATGTCCGCTTACTGCGGCAGCAAGTTCGCGCTGGAAGGCGTTCTGGAGGCGCTCGGCAAGGAGGTGGCACAGTTCGGGATCCATGTGACGGCGATCGAGCCCGGCTCCTTCCGCACCGACTGGGCCGGACGGTCCATGACGCGCGCCGCGCGCTCCATCGCGGACTACGACGAGCTGTTCACCCCCATCCGTGCGGCGCGGCAGAGGGCCAGCGGAAACCAACTGGGCAATCCGGCCAAGGCCGGGGAAGCCGTCGTGCACATCGCCTCGGTCGAGCGGCCACCCGCCCACCTCCTCCTGGGCTCGGACGCACTGCGCCTGGTCACCGCCGCGCGCACGGCCGTGGACGAGGACATCCGCGCATGGGAGACGCTCTCCCGTACGACGGACTTCGCCGAAGGCGCTCAGCTCTGA
- a CDS encoding DNA-binding protein: protein MAPKAGFSAAMLSRAASGQKLPSLALALAYVRACGGDEREWERRWQAAAVEQDAQPPALHGDDAPAPYRGLARYDVGDAELFFGREALTGHLMARAVEHRLMVVVGPSGSGKSSLLRAGLIPRLRGLEGRARPAAVRILTPGAFPARTHAKVCVPAADEGDTWLVVDQFEELFTLCHDARERAAFLELLLTATDPDSRLRVVLGVRADFYAHCLAHPDLATALRESSLPVGPMSGAELRAAIVKPAQAEGLIVERALTARLITEVEGEPGSLPLLSHALLETWRRRRGRTLTVEAYEQSGGIRGAIAQTAEDLYTRMSPARAAHARRVLLRLIAPGDGTQDTRRPVDRAELAFTDSDGVARVLADLAASRLITLDDDTVDLAHEALITAWPRLREWIEEERERLRTQRRLTEAARIWNESDRDPGTLYRGTRLAAAEELLADPAQLTGLERSFVTAGRLAHTREHRRRRRLLAALAAVLVLALVAGAVAWQQNRVNSRQHQEAQARRIAAVATGMRASDPVTAMRLSVVAWNLAETTETRAALLGAAAQKEQGAFRIPRPGSAEPGHYLTRSGRELISVDSRRIRVRDLATGRPTHTYRGIGEQEPMEEGRVSGDGRTLALNAEDGVRLWDVRAGRTIGTLPDVAPLTWDFSPSGRLLATDDGTRGDVEAVMEGSGGTAVEGPEQAVPDGVTQVWDVRSRRMLLRLTDPGGKAPLLSMAISPDDSRLAVCRERRRPEIWDIRAQRRLTVKINATCGEGQAAFTPDSRRLVLSTDSGIRLWDLASGRRLAGIKTPGAEALQVSADGDFVAAATDDEIRLWRFSTPGAPVFRYPLANERPSQLALDTANRSLRYVNGGGTVVRTLSLGQATAKGWRQQPLGASRLSPDGRTVAAVREHGRILALDLVDVRSGRTRGPGFGRPCPKRSADCQDRIAFSADSRRAAHVRLREGPTSTDSPPAQITVANTRTGRVHARVNVPAEDLSWVTFSADSRTLILSRTSMHHSLEFWDIRTRKRLKTLSRFYSDSRFTARGDGRQLISEGGDVVELPSGRVKRQVLAPDELAALAFSSDGTHLAVGDVMGGVTLWDGDARKQLGVLPGLYPTRKGGPHETLSALAFSADGRLLAVAGDAGTLHIWDVASSQLLGTSLRTPGDTITSLAFSPDSHTLYATGRHVRLQQHDIDPASLIAQVCRRAGSGLSRADWATHLPGIAYRDTC, encoded by the coding sequence ATGGCCCCCAAGGCAGGCTTCTCCGCGGCGATGCTGTCGCGGGCCGCGTCCGGGCAGAAGCTGCCGTCCCTGGCGCTGGCCCTGGCGTACGTGCGGGCGTGCGGCGGCGACGAGCGGGAATGGGAGCGGCGCTGGCAGGCCGCTGCCGTGGAGCAGGACGCGCAGCCACCCGCCCTGCACGGCGACGACGCCCCGGCGCCCTATCGCGGCCTGGCCCGGTACGACGTGGGCGACGCGGAGTTGTTCTTCGGGCGTGAAGCACTGACCGGCCATCTGATGGCCAGGGCAGTGGAGCATCGCCTCATGGTGGTGGTGGGCCCGTCCGGCAGCGGCAAGTCGTCCCTGTTGCGGGCCGGGCTCATTCCACGGCTGCGCGGTCTCGAAGGCCGGGCGCGGCCGGCGGCCGTCCGGATCCTGACCCCGGGCGCGTTCCCGGCCCGTACCCACGCGAAGGTGTGCGTACCTGCTGCCGACGAGGGCGACACGTGGTTGGTCGTCGATCAGTTCGAGGAGCTCTTCACCCTCTGCCACGACGCGCGGGAGCGAGCCGCCTTCCTGGAACTGCTCCTGACCGCCACCGATCCGGACAGCCGGTTGCGTGTCGTCCTCGGCGTCCGTGCCGACTTCTACGCGCACTGCCTGGCGCACCCCGACCTCGCCACGGCCCTGCGCGAATCGAGCTTGCCGGTCGGGCCCATGAGCGGCGCCGAGCTGCGCGCGGCGATCGTCAAGCCCGCCCAGGCGGAGGGTCTGATCGTGGAACGTGCCCTGACCGCCCGTCTCATCACGGAGGTCGAGGGCGAGCCCGGGAGCCTGCCCCTGCTCTCGCACGCCCTGCTGGAAACCTGGCGCCGCCGTCGCGGCCGCACGTTGACGGTCGAGGCGTACGAACAGTCGGGCGGCATACGAGGCGCCATCGCCCAGACCGCCGAGGACCTGTACACGCGGATGTCCCCGGCCCGAGCCGCGCACGCCCGCCGCGTCCTCCTGCGGCTGATCGCTCCCGGCGACGGCACCCAGGACACGCGGCGCCCCGTCGACCGCGCCGAGCTGGCCTTCACCGACTCCGACGGCGTCGCTCGCGTGCTGGCCGACCTCGCGGCCTCGCGGCTGATCACCCTGGATGACGACACGGTCGACCTCGCGCACGAAGCGCTCATCACCGCGTGGCCCAGGCTGCGCGAGTGGATCGAGGAGGAACGCGAACGGCTGCGGACCCAACGCCGTCTGACCGAGGCGGCCCGCATCTGGAACGAATCGGACCGCGACCCCGGCACCCTCTACCGCGGCACCCGCCTGGCCGCGGCGGAGGAGCTCCTGGCCGACCCGGCTCAGCTCACCGGCCTGGAACGCTCGTTCGTGACCGCGGGCCGCCTCGCTCACACCCGCGAACACCGCCGCCGTCGCCGACTGCTCGCGGCCCTGGCCGCCGTGCTCGTCCTGGCCCTGGTGGCCGGCGCCGTCGCCTGGCAGCAGAACCGTGTCAACAGCCGCCAGCACCAGGAGGCACAGGCCCGCCGCATCGCCGCCGTCGCCACCGGCATGCGGGCCTCCGACCCCGTCACGGCCATGCGACTGAGCGTGGTCGCCTGGAACCTCGCGGAGACGACGGAGACGCGGGCCGCGCTCCTGGGAGCCGCGGCGCAAAAGGAGCAGGGCGCGTTCCGCATCCCCCGGCCCGGTTCCGCGGAGCCGGGCCACTATCTGACGAGGTCCGGCCGCGAGCTCATCTCCGTCGACAGCAGGCGGATCCGGGTGCGGGACCTGGCGACCGGCCGTCCGACCCACACCTATCGCGGCATTGGGGAACAGGAACCGATGGAGGAAGGGCGCGTGAGCGGTGACGGCCGCACCCTGGCCTTGAACGCCGAGGACGGGGTGCGCCTGTGGGACGTCCGAGCCGGGCGAACCATCGGCACCTTGCCCGACGTAGCGCCGTTGACCTGGGACTTCAGCCCGTCTGGGCGGCTACTGGCGACTGACGACGGCACCCGTGGTGACGTGGAGGCCGTCATGGAGGGGAGCGGCGGAACGGCGGTCGAAGGACCGGAGCAGGCAGTACCCGACGGCGTGACGCAGGTGTGGGACGTCCGCAGCCGCCGCATGCTCCTGCGCCTGACCGACCCTGGGGGCAAGGCGCCCCTCTTGAGCATGGCCATCAGCCCGGACGACAGCCGACTGGCGGTCTGCCGAGAGCGGCGCCGACCAGAGATATGGGACATCCGCGCACAGCGCAGGCTCACCGTGAAGATCAATGCCACGTGTGGTGAAGGACAAGCCGCCTTCACCCCCGACAGCCGCCGACTGGTCCTGTCCACGGACAGCGGCATCCGGCTGTGGGACCTGGCCTCCGGCAGGCGTCTCGCCGGGATCAAAACCCCCGGCGCCGAGGCCCTGCAGGTCAGCGCGGACGGCGATTTCGTCGCCGCCGCGACCGACGACGAGATCCGCCTGTGGCGTTTCTCGACCCCCGGCGCCCCGGTCTTCCGCTACCCGCTGGCCAACGAACGGCCCAGCCAACTGGCGCTCGACACGGCGAATCGCTCCCTCCGGTACGTCAACGGTGGGGGCACCGTGGTCCGCACGCTCAGCCTGGGGCAAGCGACCGCCAAGGGGTGGCGGCAACAGCCGTTGGGGGCCTCCCGGCTGAGTCCCGACGGGCGTACCGTGGCCGCTGTCCGTGAGCATGGCCGGATCCTGGCCCTCGACCTGGTCGACGTACGCAGTGGTCGCACCCGCGGCCCAGGCTTCGGAAGACCTTGCCCGAAACGGTCCGCCGACTGCCAGGACCGCATCGCGTTCAGCGCCGACAGCCGCCGTGCCGCCCATGTGCGGCTCCGGGAAGGGCCCACTTCGACGGACTCGCCGCCTGCACAGATCACCGTGGCGAACACCCGGACGGGCCGCGTCCACGCACGTGTGAACGTACCCGCCGAGGACTTGAGCTGGGTGACGTTCTCCGCCGACAGCCGCACCTTGATCCTTTCCCGCACCTCCATGCACCACTCCCTGGAGTTCTGGGACATCAGGACGCGAAAGCGGCTGAAGACGCTCTCCCGCTTCTACTCCGACAGCCGGTTCACGGCGCGGGGCGACGGAAGGCAGCTGATATCCGAGGGTGGTGACGTGGTCGAACTGCCCTCGGGGCGAGTGAAGCGACAGGTCCTGGCGCCCGACGAACTGGCCGCGCTGGCCTTCAGCTCCGACGGAACCCACCTGGCCGTGGGCGATGTGATGGGCGGCGTCACCTTGTGGGACGGGGACGCGCGCAAGCAGCTCGGCGTACTGCCCGGCCTCTACCCCACCCGCAAAGGCGGCCCGCACGAAACGCTGTCGGCCCTGGCCTTCTCCGCTGACGGCCGCCTCCTCGCGGTCGCCGGTGACGCCGGCACCCTCCACATCTGGGACGTGGCCTCCAGCCAGCTGCTCGGCACCTCCCTCCGTACCCCCGGGGACACCATCACCTCTCTGGCCTTCAGCCCGGACAGCCACACGCTGTACGCCACAGGGCGGCATGTGCGACTCCAGCAGCACGACATCGATCCCGCGAGCCTGATCGCCCAGGTGTGCCGACGAGCCGGATCCGGCCTGTCACGCGCAGACTGGGCGACCCACCTGCCAGGCATCGCCTACCGCGACACCTGCTGA
- a CDS encoding DUF6461 domain-containing protein, producing the protein MTSPQHLDGLLTHLGLAEAATFTAVRGGDEDTVIRLFGGDPERVRPMRLEDLRNHYATNLILVSRSGPTVVVVENNGYQGSREEVLRPLSRLGRTASAYWNVNAVSRLSLAEDGLIQSVLDMVVPEDPFGARPDAWDPLLEGLDLADGDGWGEGLAAVERATDVRFDDAWVKGPHRVVEIAPVPEYLLGQGLVDSPLLKREPFAGYLADLGPGLLGPMRRHALDLALTHAGLRHHPLATAALTAHTLPATGRQRLRDELTAAHDQALPQARALLIGEPKEFEPEWERPSHRLFRQAIVFGVLARCVAAHLPAPTDLLPDVVSSLTTAMTGEGERVEEFWMLAHLHDAARRMS; encoded by the coding sequence ATGACCTCACCCCAGCACCTCGACGGCCTCCTCACCCACTTAGGACTCGCGGAGGCCGCCACCTTCACCGCCGTGCGCGGTGGCGACGAGGACACCGTGATCCGGCTCTTCGGCGGCGACCCCGAGCGGGTCCGCCCCATGCGCCTGGAGGACCTGCGCAACCACTACGCCACGAACCTCATCCTGGTCTCCCGGTCGGGCCCGACCGTCGTCGTCGTGGAGAACAACGGCTATCAGGGGTCCCGTGAGGAGGTGCTGCGCCCGCTCTCCCGTCTGGGCCGCACCGCCAGCGCCTACTGGAACGTCAACGCCGTGTCCCGACTGAGCCTGGCCGAAGACGGACTGATCCAGTCCGTGCTCGACATGGTCGTACCCGAGGACCCGTTCGGGGCGCGCCCCGACGCCTGGGACCCCCTGCTGGAGGGCCTGGACCTGGCCGACGGTGACGGCTGGGGCGAAGGCCTGGCGGCGGTCGAGCGCGCGACGGACGTGCGCTTCGACGACGCGTGGGTCAAGGGCCCGCACCGTGTCGTGGAGATCGCGCCGGTGCCGGAGTATCTGCTGGGGCAGGGGCTCGTCGACTCCCCCCTGCTCAAGCGGGAGCCCTTCGCCGGCTACCTGGCCGACCTGGGGCCCGGGCTGCTGGGGCCGATGCGCCGGCACGCCCTCGACCTGGCCCTCACCCACGCAGGCCTGCGCCATCACCCCCTTGCCACCGCGGCCCTCACGGCGCACACCCTCCCGGCCACCGGGCGGCAGCGGCTGCGCGACGAACTCACCGCCGCGCACGACCAAGCGCTCCCCCAGGCCCGCGCGCTACTCATCGGCGAGCCCAAGGAGTTCGAGCCCGAGTGGGAACGCCCCTCCCACCGCCTCTTCCGCCAGGCCATCGTCTTCGGCGTCCTCGCACGCTGCGTCGCCGCCCACCTTCCGGCCCCGACGGACCTGCTCCCGGACGTCGTCAGCTCCCTCACCACGGCGATGACCGGAGAGGGCGAACGGGTGGAGGAGTTCTGGATGCTCGCCCACCTGCACGACGCGGCACGGCGGATGAGCTGA
- a CDS encoding TfoX/Sxy family protein has translation MAYDEVLAERIKERLEPEGVNAKKMFGGITFLLQGNALANLYEEGLMVRVGADGMEEALSRPGSRQLVFRGKEQAGWVVLAEETLDDDVLEEWLRWAMEVTAQLPPK, from the coding sequence ATGGCGTACGACGAAGTGCTGGCGGAGCGGATCAAGGAACGCCTGGAGCCGGAAGGGGTGAACGCCAAGAAGATGTTCGGCGGGATCACCTTCCTCCTCCAGGGCAACGCGCTGGCCAATCTCTACGAGGAGGGCCTGATGGTCCGTGTCGGCGCGGACGGGATGGAGGAGGCCCTCTCCCGCCCCGGCAGCAGGCAGTTGGTGTTCCGCGGCAAGGAGCAGGCGGGCTGGGTGGTCCTCGCGGAGGAGACGCTGGACGACGACGTGCTGGAGGAGTGGCTGCGGTGGGCCATGGAGGTCACCGCACAGCTGCCGCCCAAGTAG
- a CDS encoding helix-turn-helix domain-containing protein has translation MTTSRPGEPGRRRPGERGDLLDPCCPTRKLLDRIGTKWTSMVVKVLAEEVPDGLRFAELRRRIPGISQKMLSVTLQSLVRDGLAARRVEPTVPPAVHYRLTELGLSLETPLSALRVWAETHMAEIDRSNQLADESPPN, from the coding sequence GTGACCACATCGAGGCCCGGCGAACCCGGTCGGCGGCGGCCCGGTGAGCGGGGTGATCTGCTGGATCCGTGCTGCCCGACCCGCAAGTTGCTCGACCGCATCGGCACCAAGTGGACGTCGATGGTGGTCAAGGTGCTGGCCGAAGAGGTTCCGGACGGGCTCCGTTTCGCGGAACTGCGGCGCCGTATCCCCGGCATCTCACAGAAGATGCTGTCCGTCACCCTGCAGAGCCTGGTCCGCGACGGCCTGGCCGCGCGCCGAGTGGAACCCACCGTGCCGCCCGCCGTCCACTACCGGCTCACCGAACTCGGCCTGTCCCTCGAAACTCCGCTCTCCGCCCTGCGGGTCTGGGCCGAGACACACATGGCGGAGATCGACCGCAGCAACCAGCTCGCCGACGAGTCACCCCCCAACTAG
- a CDS encoding alpha/beta hydrolase, which translates to MPELRRVPVNGVELNVALAGSGPAVLLLHGFPHTWELWTDVMADLSGRYRVIAPDLRGFGASGSAASGYDAGTLAEDAAALLTALGVSSAAVVGIDAGTAPAFLLALRRPHLVRRLVVMESLLGRLPGAEDFLADGPPWWFGFHSAAPGLAESVLEGHEAAYVDWFLHAGTLGDGVRPALRDAFVRAYTGRQALSRAFSYYRALPQSAAQIEQAVATARLTVPTMALGARPVGAALERQLRPVTDDLTGHVIEDCGHIIPLHRPHALLKLLRPFLAGEDAKAA; encoded by the coding sequence ATGCCCGAACTGCGGCGCGTCCCCGTCAACGGTGTCGAACTGAACGTCGCTCTCGCCGGATCCGGCCCGGCCGTACTGCTGCTGCACGGTTTCCCGCACACCTGGGAGCTGTGGACGGACGTCATGGCCGACCTGTCCGGCCGCTACCGCGTCATCGCGCCGGACCTGCGCGGGTTCGGCGCGAGCGGCTCGGCCGCCTCCGGATACGACGCTGGCACCCTGGCCGAGGACGCCGCGGCGCTCCTCACCGCGCTCGGCGTGTCCTCGGCCGCGGTGGTGGGCATCGACGCGGGCACCGCGCCGGCCTTCCTCCTCGCCCTGCGCCGCCCCCATCTCGTCCGGCGCCTGGTCGTCATGGAGTCCCTTCTGGGCAGGCTGCCCGGCGCCGAGGACTTCCTCGCCGACGGGCCGCCGTGGTGGTTCGGCTTCCATTCCGCCGCACCCGGCCTCGCCGAGTCCGTGCTGGAGGGCCACGAGGCCGCCTACGTCGACTGGTTTCTGCACGCCGGCACGCTCGGCGACGGGGTGCGCCCCGCCCTCCGGGACGCCTTCGTCCGCGCCTACACCGGCCGCCAGGCCTTGAGCCGCGCGTTCTCGTACTACCGGGCGCTGCCCCAGAGCGCGGCACAGATCGAGCAAGCCGTCGCCACCGCCCGCCTGACGGTGCCGACGATGGCGTTGGGCGCCAGGCCCGTCGGCGCTGCGCTGGAACGCCAACTCCGCCCGGTCACCGACGATCTCACCGGCCACGTCATCGAAGACTGCGGCCACATCATCCCACTGCACCGCCCGCACGCCCTGCTCAAGCTGCTGCGTCCCTTCCTGGCTGGTGAAGACGCGAAAGCAGCGTGA
- a CDS encoding amino acid permease, producing the protein MPLDVSRVSDEERLKQLGYRQTLSRSMSGRANFGVSFTIISILSGCMTLYGYGMNTGGPAVIMWGWLFVGLMTLFVGLSMAEVCSSYPTSAGLYFWAHRMGPPRTAAAWAWFTGWFNTLGQIAVTAGIDFGAATFLNALLDLQFGYEATPGHTITLFGAILVLHGILNTFGVRIVALLNEVSIWWHIGGVLLICGALVLVPDHHQSTRFVFGEFVNNTGFTSSLYVVAIGLLMAQYTFTGYDASAHMTEETIDAATAGPKGIVRSIVVSLVAGFVLLFGFTYAIQSYSGALDSDTGVPPAQILMDALGTATGKWLLVVIIVAQLFCGMASVTANSRMIYAFSRDGALPYSRIWHKLHPGTRTPTNAVWLATGGAFCLGLPYLWNSTAYAAVTSIATIGLYIAYVIPTYLRLRQGDRFERGPWHLGSWSTIIGTIAVAWVAVITVLFMLPQASPVTAKTFNYAPLAVGVVIAFCATWWLASARKWFLNPNHPRNRAPHQVHVVEQEVSRP; encoded by the coding sequence GTGCCTCTCGATGTATCCCGCGTCTCCGACGAGGAGCGCCTCAAGCAGCTCGGCTATCGCCAGACGCTGTCGCGCTCCATGTCCGGCCGCGCCAACTTCGGCGTCAGCTTCACCATCATCTCGATCCTCTCCGGCTGCATGACGCTGTACGGCTACGGCATGAACACCGGCGGCCCCGCCGTCATCATGTGGGGCTGGCTCTTCGTCGGCCTGATGACCCTGTTCGTCGGCCTGTCCATGGCCGAGGTCTGCTCCTCCTACCCCACCAGCGCGGGCCTGTACTTCTGGGCCCACCGCATGGGCCCGCCCCGCACCGCCGCCGCCTGGGCGTGGTTCACCGGCTGGTTCAACACCCTCGGGCAGATCGCGGTCACCGCGGGCATCGACTTCGGCGCCGCCACCTTCCTCAACGCCCTCCTCGACCTCCAATTCGGCTACGAAGCCACCCCCGGCCACACCATCACCCTCTTCGGAGCCATCCTCGTCCTGCACGGCATCCTCAACACCTTCGGCGTACGCATCGTCGCCCTCCTCAACGAGGTCTCCATCTGGTGGCACATCGGCGGCGTCCTGCTCATCTGCGGCGCCCTGGTCCTCGTCCCCGACCACCACCAGTCCACCCGCTTCGTCTTCGGCGAGTTCGTCAACAACACCGGCTTCACCTCCAGCCTCTACGTGGTGGCCATCGGACTGCTGATGGCCCAGTACACCTTCACCGGCTACGACGCCTCCGCCCACATGACCGAGGAAACCATCGACGCCGCCACCGCCGGGCCCAAGGGCATCGTCCGCTCGATCGTGGTCTCCCTGGTCGCCGGGTTCGTCCTGCTCTTCGGCTTCACCTACGCCATCCAGTCCTACAGCGGCGCCCTCGACTCCGACACCGGCGTCCCCCCGGCCCAGATCCTCATGGACGCCCTCGGCACGGCCACCGGCAAGTGGCTCCTCGTCGTGATCATCGTCGCGCAACTCTTCTGCGGCATGGCCTCGGTCACCGCCAACTCCCGCATGATCTACGCCTTCTCCCGCGACGGCGCCCTGCCCTACTCCCGGATCTGGCACAAGCTCCACCCGGGCACCCGCACCCCGACCAACGCCGTCTGGCTCGCCACCGGCGGCGCCTTCTGCCTGGGCCTGCCCTACCTGTGGAACAGCACCGCCTACGCGGCAGTGACGTCGATCGCGACGATCGGCCTGTACATCGCCTACGTCATCCCCACCTACCTCCGCCTGCGCCAGGGCGACCGCTTCGAACGCGGCCCCTGGCACCTCGGCTCCTGGTCCACCATCATCGGCACCATCGCCGTCGCCTGGGTCGCGGTGATCACCGTGCTCTTCATGCTCCCCCAGGCCTCCCCCGTCACCGCCAAGACCTTCAACTACGCCCCCCTCGCCGTCGGCGTCGTCATCGCCTTCTGCGCCACCTGGTGGCTGGCCTCGGCCCGCAAGTGGTTCCTCAACCCCAACCACCCTCGAAACCGCGCCCCGCACCAGGTGCACGTGGTCGAGCAGGAGGTGAGTCGCCCCTAA